The Cellvibrio polysaccharolyticus genomic interval ATTATTTTAAAAGCAAAGCCTGACTATTTGAATGGCCTGTGCTTTAACCCTTTTCCTAACCCAGCATTGGGCGAAAAACGTGTATGCACGTTATCCTGTTTGGCGTTGCTCGTTATCATTCTTGTTCAACCAGGCAAGTTGTTGACTATAAAGTGGTTTTTGTAGAAAGCAATATGGATAACGTGCTTTTATGGGGAGATAAACGTGCAGGGATTAGGCGGGAGTTTTAATACACTGTGTAAACATGCAGTTTTTGATTCGCTTGTTACGGAGTCGGTTATTTGAAGATAGAAATACAAAGCCTGATGGGGTCAGACTCAATCTGTTTGCTGGTCTCAAGTTGGCACAATGCGAGTTTGTCGTTAGCCTGGCAGGGAAGTCCAACCTTCGGTCTCACGTGTAATTTCCTCATCAAGAGTCAGAGCATGAAGTTCAGGGTTATCGGGATGGCGCTGGCCGCTGGTCAGGCAGGGCCGTGGCTGGCTGCGAAGGCCGCGAGCGGATGGTGCTGGAGCATTTCCCGTTCGGCCGCATTCAGCAGTGCATGGCAATCGGCCAGAGCCGGATACGGTGGAAATCCGGGCAGGTCGCACAGAAAACCGCGCTCCAGGTAGTGCGGAATCTTGATGAATTCATCGATCACCCGCCGGCGAAACTCGTCATGGGTGAACCAGTTGTCCGTAGAGACCCCGAAGTAATTGACACCCCAGCAGGACAGGCGCAGCCCTGGCCAATGCTTTTCGAGCGTCATGGCGTAGCGCCGGGTCGAGCAAATCTTGCCGATCGCCAGGACACTGCCGATGGACGACGGGCTGACCGATTCGCGCAATTTCGCCAGCCCGAGGATGACGTTTTCTCCGGTATTGGTCGCGGCGTGCTCCAGGATCATGGCAGAGGCCGGCATGCCGAGCTGACGCAGCCGGGCGCCGATGATGTAGGCCTCGGTCTCGGCCTGGCCCGCGGTGGCGCCACCGGAAATGAGCAGCTTGGCGAACATGCCCCGACGCCACAGACCGTAGGCTTCGTCGCAAAACTCCTCCACCCCGTGGCGGGTGCCGAACAGGAAGCCGATATCGCATGTGGCCAAGGGCACGCCTGGCATGACGTGCCGGCCAATCTGCTGTAACGACGATGTATTCATGGGCAAATTCCGAAAGTGCATGTTCCCGTATCGTTACCGGTCATGCGGCGACGACCCGGTTTCCTATTGAGAGTTACGATAAATTTCAAAAGTGCATTTGGCACTAACTTTCCTGAACGTTGCGTTAAACCGCTAAACATTCATAACGCCTCAATAACGGGCAGCAGTTTTGCTGCGTCCGGCGCCGAAGGCGCGAAGTTGATTGATTTGTTATGTAGCTTTAATAACACGTTCAATTGTATCCCTGCCTAAAAAACCATAATTCAATTCGACCCACTTAATAGATTGACGATATCGCTTACCACCTTCCTGCTGTTTTCCAATGATTTGGAAAGAATTGTTATTTAGTATTGCCTCATAAATAGAGGCATCGCTCTGAGATTTAGCTGTTGATATAAAGTATGCGTCGACTGCCCTAGCACATCTTATAAGCATTGTAATTAAGGTCGTAACATCTTTTAGTGTATATTTATTTTTTTCGAAGTTATCCAAGGCAAGATTTATATCAAAATGATGAAAATCATCGAATATTTGTTGTGATCTTTCGGCCAAATACTGTTTAGATGATTTCGAGATACAAGCATTTGATGAGTTTGCATGAACTACTTTATTTCGCCAGTGACAGAGTAGCTCCGTCAAAATTATCCATTCTTTTTCAACATTTGGAATCCCTGTTAAGAAGTCTGAAGCTCTATCCGCTTTCGAAATATTTTGTTTGGGTGACTCATTAAAGTTTTTTCCAGTCCCTAACCAAAAGTTATCTTTGCTTATCTTTGATAGATATTCGAAAAAGCTTTCGACTGAGTAAACAATCGAAGATTTTATTGCAAACCGCCTAGCATTAATGCTTGAGCTAGTAACATTTCCGGGCTTCCAAGAAATATTCAACTCTTTTGGAGGGG includes:
- a CDS encoding YdcF family protein, with product MNTSSLQQIGRHVMPGVPLATCDIGFLFGTRHGVEEFCDEAYGLWRRGMFAKLLISGGATAGQAETEAYIIGARLRQLGMPASAMILEHAATNTGENVILGLAKLRESVSPSSIGSVLAIGKICSTRRYAMTLEKHWPGLRLSCWGVNYFGVSTDNWFTHDEFRRRVIDEFIKIPHYLERGFLCDLPGFPPYPALADCHALLNAAEREMLQHHPLAAFAASHGPA